In Acidimicrobiia bacterium, the following are encoded in one genomic region:
- a CDS encoding cytidylate kinase-like family protein: protein MNARLLTVSATYGAGGSEIAPLLAHTLGLPFADRLTSVQTLPAIPTEHASEDELADTPRSRFLDGLALISADWNIPAPADVTKLPDHVRTQVQTGLEDLLATGGAVVLGRAAAIALGRRSCVFHVRLDGPPDRRAQRGAAWEGIDLATARRRLEETDSSRARYVKRLYRVDPADPAHYHLVVDSTVLSIDACVDLVATAAEAAWAFDERELTERSHRRTGG, encoded by the coding sequence ATGAATGCCCGGCTGCTCACCGTGTCCGCGACGTACGGCGCGGGCGGCAGCGAGATCGCGCCGCTCCTCGCGCACACGCTCGGCCTGCCCTTCGCCGACCGGCTGACGAGCGTGCAGACGCTCCCGGCGATCCCGACGGAGCACGCGAGCGAGGACGAGCTCGCCGACACGCCGCGCAGCCGCTTCCTCGACGGACTCGCGCTCATCAGCGCGGACTGGAACATCCCGGCGCCGGCGGATGTGACGAAGCTCCCCGACCACGTGCGCACGCAGGTGCAGACCGGGCTGGAGGACCTGCTCGCGACGGGCGGCGCCGTGGTGCTCGGACGCGCTGCGGCGATCGCGCTGGGACGGCGGTCGTGCGTGTTCCACGTGCGTCTGGACGGCCCACCGGACCGCCGCGCGCAGCGTGGCGCGGCATGGGAGGGCATCGATCTCGCGACGGCGCGACGGCGGCTGGAAGAGACGGATTCGTCACGCGCGCGGTACGTGAAGCGTCTCTACCGGGTCGACCCCGCCGATCCCGCGCACTACCACCTCGTCGTGGACTCGACCGTCCTTTCGATCGACGCGTGCGTCGACCTCGTCGCGACCGCGGCCGAGGCCGCCTGGGCGTTCGACGAGCGTGAGCTCACCGAGCGCTCGCACCGCCGAACCGGCGGTTGA